A single Corynebacterium resistens DSM 45100 DNA region contains:
- a CDS encoding type B 50S ribosomal protein L31, which translates to MKKDIHPDYHAVVFKDASTGHQFLTRSTATSDRTVEWEDGKEYPLIVVDVTSESHPFWTGAQRVMDTAGRVEKFQRRYGGMARRKKKQA; encoded by the coding sequence ATGAAGAAGGATATCCACCCTGATTACCACGCAGTGGTTTTCAAGGATGCGAGCACTGGGCACCAGTTCCTTACTCGCTCTACCGCCACTTCTGACCGCACCGTCGAGTGGGAAGACGGCAAGGAGTACCCACTGATCGTCGTTGACGTCACCAGTGAGTCCCACCCATTCTGGACCGGTGCACAGCGTGTTATGGACACCGCAGGTCGCGTGGAGAAGTTCCAGCGTCGCTACGGCGGAATGGCTCGTCGCAAGAAGAAGCAAGCTTAA
- the rpmF gene encoding 50S ribosomal protein L32, whose product MAVPKRRMSRANTHSRRSQWKADNVALSNVKVQGQEVQIPRRLVKAAQLGLIDLD is encoded by the coding sequence ATGGCTGTTCCAAAGCGCCGTATGTCCCGCGCAAACACCCACTCCCGTCGCTCCCAGTGGAAGGCCGACAATGTTGCGCTTTCCAATGTGAAGGTGCAGGGCCAAGAGGTACAGATTCCACGCCGCCTGGTTAAGGCTGCACAGCTGGGTCTGATCGACCTCGACTAA